A genomic window from Purpureocillium takamizusanense chromosome 2, complete sequence includes:
- a CDS encoding uncharacterized protein (COG:S~EggNog:ENOG503P5E8), translating into MASLPSQHPTLSIHLSDLTLTPLITSSSSPSHLDSLTSLTSSALSSQTAVQRAQLGRPQRIMVEYPDSGAVVLQSYLDPPQPSPPAATTRSRKNSSGPHGKDERGDVSASGSGGGVSARSEDAAPMLVGVVVAGSSNEAKEARRAAVRLERVGREFQREWAAQAADRTADGTLGPE; encoded by the coding sequence ATGGCCAGCCTCCCCTCTCAACACCCCACCCTATCCATCCACCTCTCCgacctcaccctcaccccGCTCatcacctcgtcgtcgtcgccctcgcacCTCGACTCCCTCACCTCGCTCACCTCGAGCGCCCTCTCCTCCCAGACCGCCGTCCAGCGCGCTCAGCTCGGCCGCCCCCAGCGCATCATGGTCGAGTACCCCGActccggcgccgtcgtcctccagTCGTATCTCGACCCGCCTCAGCCGTCGCCTCCTGCCGCTACTACCCGCAGCAGGAAGAACTCGTCCGGGCCCCACGGCAAGGACGAGAGGGGCGACGTCTCGGccagcggcagtggcggcggcgtgagcGCCCGCTCGGAAGACGCCGCGCCCATGCtggtgggcgtcgtcgtcgccggctcgtccaacgaggccaaggaggcccggcgcgcggccgtcaGGCTGGAGAGGGTCGGGCGGGAGTTCCAACGCGAGTGGGCGGCACAGGCGGCGGACCGGACCGCCGACGGAACCCTTGGTCCCGAGTGA
- the TKL1 gene encoding Transketolase (EggNog:ENOG503NZ8A~COG:G), whose translation MAYTEVDTKAINTIRLLAADATFNANSGHPGAPMGMAPVAHVLFNKFMKFNPKNPKWLNRDRFVLSNGHGCMLQYALLHLFGYALSIDDLKAFRSVDSITPGHPEAHDTPGIEVTTGPLGQGVCNAVGLAMAQAHTAATFNKPGFDVVDNHTYCFLGDGCLMEGVSSEASSLAGHLQLGNLICIWDDNHISIDGDTNCAFTEDVAKRYEAYGWHVVTVEDGNDDLAGIEAAINEAKKVTDKPSLIKLKTIIGFGSLQQGTHGVHGSPLKADDIKQLKQKWGFNPDESFAVPKEVYDMYHKHSADGAEAEKQWNSLLDKYAKEFPKEHADLQRRLKSDLPEGWEKNLPTYTPSDPAVASRKLSETVLSKIEAAVPELFGGSADLTGSNLTRWKTAVDFQPEATGLGDYSGRYVRYGVREHAMGAIMNGLAAYGTILPYGGTFLNFVSYAAGAVRLSALSQVRALWVATHDSIGLGEDGPTHQPIETLAHFRALPNCMVWRPADGNETSAAYYVALTSKHTPSILALSRQNLPQLEGSTIEKAIKGGYVLHEVEGANITLVSTGSEVGICVDAAKYLAEKHNIKARIVSMPCFEVFDAQSKEYRLSVLPDGIPALSVEVMSTMGWERYTHEQFGINRFGASGAYKDVYKKFEFTPEGISKRAVATVDFWKDVPNVRSPINRAFQQHI comes from the exons ATGGCTTACACTGAGGTTGACACAAAGGCGATCAACACCATCCGCCTGCTGGCG GCGGATGCCACTTTCAATGCCAACTCCGGCCACCCTGGTGCGCCCAT GGGCATGGCTcccgtcgcccacgtcctCTTCAACAAGTTCATGAAATTCAACCCCAAAAACCCCAAGTGGCTGAATCGGGATCGTTTCGTGCTCTC CAACGGCCACGGCTGCATGCTGCAGTATGCTCTCCTTCACCTTTTCGGCTACGCACTCTCCATCGATGACCTCAAGGCCTTCCGG AGTGTGGACAGCATCACCCCCGGCCACCCTGAGGCCCATGACACTCCGGGCATTGAGGTGACCACTGGTCCCCTGGGCCAAGGTGTCTGCAACGCCGTCGGTCTCGCCATGGCTCAGGCCCACACCGCTGCCACCTTTAACAAGCCCGGCTTCGACGTCGTAGACAACCACACCTACTGCTTCCTCGGTGACGGCTGCCTGATGGAGGGTGTTTCTAGCGAGGCTTCGTCCCTGGCTGGCCACCTCCAGCTCGGAAACCTCATCTGCATCTGGGACGACAACCACATTTCCATTGACGGCGACACCAACTGTGCTTTCACTGAGGATGTCGCCAAGCGCTATGAGGCCTACGGCTGGCATGTCGTCActgtcgaggacggcaacgacgacctcgccggcatcgaggccgccatcaacgaaGCCAAGAAGGTCACGGACAAGCCCAGCCTGATCAAGCTCAAGACCATCATTGGCTTTGGCTCTCTCCAGCAGGGCACCCACGGTGTCCACGGCTCGCccctcaaggccgacgacatcaagcAGCTCAAGCAGAAGTGGGGCTTCAACCCCGACGAGTCCTTCGCCGTCCCCAAGGAGGTCTACGACATGTACCACAAGCACTCCGcggatggcgccgaggctgaGAAGCAGTGGAACTCGCTCTTGGACAAGTACGCCAAGGAGTTCCCCAAGGAGCACGCTGACCTGCAGCGCCGTCTCAAGAGCGATCTGCCCGAGGGCTGGGAGAAGAACCTGCCCACGTACACTCCTTCCGACCCGGCCGTTGCCTCGCGCAAGCTGTCTGAGACTGTCCTCTCCAAGATTGAGGCGGCTGTCCCCGAGCTCTTTGGTGGCTCTGCCGATCTTACCGGCTCCAACCTGACGCGCTGGAAGACCGCCGTCGATTTCCAGCCCGAGGCGACTGGCCTTGGCGACTACAGCGGCCGCTACGTCCGCTACGGTGTCCGTGAGCACGCCATGGGCGCCATCATGAATGGCCTGGCCGCGTACGGCACCATCCTGCCCTATGGCGGCACCTTCCTCAACTTCGTCTCGTACGCTGCCGGTGCCGTCCGCCTGTCGGCTCTGTCGCAGGTCCGCGCCCTCTGGGTCGCCACCCACGACtccatcggcctcggcgaggacggcccTACCCACCAGCCCATCGAGACGCTGGCCCACTTCCGTGCCCTCCCCAACTGCATGGTCTGGCGCCCGGCTGACGGCAACGAGACCAGCGCTGCTTACTACGTTGCCCTGACGTCCAAGCACACCCCCAGCATCCTGGCTCTGTCGCGCCAGAACCTGCCGCAGCTCGAGGGTTCCACCATCGAGAAGGCCATCAAGGGCGGCTACGTCCTGCACGAGGTTGAGGGCGCCAACATCACCCTCGTCTCCACCGGCTCTGAGGTTGGCAtctgcgtcgacgccgccaagtaCTTGGCGGAGAAGCACAACATCAAGGCTCGCATCGTCTCGATGCCTTGCTTTGAGGTATTCGACGCTCAGTCCAAGGAGTACAGGCTGTCGGTCCTGCCCGACGGCATCCCTGCGCTGTCCGTTGAGGTCATGAGCACCATGGGCTGGGAGCGCTACACGCACGAGCAGTTTGGCATCAACCGCTTCGGCGCTTCCGGTGCCTACAAGGACGTCTACAAGAAGTTCGAGTTCACTCCCGAGGGCATCTCCAAGCGTGCCGTCGCCACTGTCGACTTCTGGAAGGACGTCCCCAACGTCCGCTCTCCCATCAACCGTGCGTTCCAGCAGCACATCTAG
- a CDS encoding 25S rRNA (uracil(2843)-N(3))-methyltransferase (COG:S~EggNog:ENOG503NWP5~TransMembrane:1 (i173-192o)) gives MGGRSTASKRKPVAPAGDTGRQVAAADNPEADNKLRKHQQRLLNVFSDAFAAVLARDSLPTILQEIKRALYNRDFAVAFGRQDYLEAYAARWSPTRALCYAAVFRAIGDHLDALAVEAEVAASDDDVEATSSLPPRGAAAAADGEGEEGPRSSDSGDGEASPSAGRRRRRRRLRMLCFGGCAAEHVAFASHLCETGSRGDLTLVDSAPWSETASLLQRQLTSPPPLSKYASAAARAANAAANIVDAAQLRFAFCQADALSLGRDRLADLVGAQRRGNPTPLVVTLMFTLNELYTDGGIGKTTRFLRLLGEVLPGGSLLLVVDSPGSYSEAAVGKEKKKYPMQWLLNHTLLGTETAGYTWESIESEDSVWFRLPDGLDYPIQLENMRYQMHLYRIHRPES, from the coding sequence ATGGGCGGCCGATCGACGGCGTCCAAACGGAAGCCGGTTGCCCCGGCCGGCGACACTGGACGACAGGTAGCCGCCGCTGACAACCCCGAGGCCGACAACAAGCTACGgaagcaccagcagcggctgctcaATGTCTTCTCCGACGCAttcgccgccgtgctggcccGCGACAGCCTCCCGACCATCCTGCAGGAGATCAAGCGGGCGCTGTACAACCGCGACTTTGCCGTTGCCTTTGGCCGCCAGGACTACCTCGAGGCCTATGCCGCGCGATGGAGCCCGACGCGTGCGCTGTGctacgccgccgtcttccgGGCCATTGGGGACCatctcgatgccctcgctGTGGAagcggaggtggcggcgtctgatgatgatgtcgaggCTACGTCGTCCCTACCGCcgcgaggtgctgctgctgccgcagacggggagggcgaggaggggccgAGATCTTCGGACAgcggtgacggcgaggcgTCCCCTTCcgcgggacgacgacgacgacgacgccgcctgAGGATGTTGTGCTTTGGAGGCTGTGCCGCCGAGCACGTCGCCTTTGCCTCACACCTTTGCGAGACGGGCTCGCGCGGCGACCTCACCCTCGTcgactcggcgccgtggtccGAGACGGCGtccctgctgcagcggcagctcaCCTCGCCCCCTCCGCTGTCCAAGtacgcctcggcggccgcccgcgccgccaacgcggccgccaacatcgtcgacgccgcgcagctgcgcTTCGCCTTCTGccaggccgacgccctgTCTCTGGGGAGGGACCGGCTCGCTGACCTGGTCGGcgcgcagcggcgcgggAACCCTacccccctcgtcgtcaccctcaTGTTCACCCTCAACGAGCTGTACacggacggcggcatcggcaagacgacgaggttcctgcggctgctgggcgaggtgCTCCCCGGCGGGagcctgctgctcgtcgtggaCAGCCCGGGCAGCTACtctgaggcggcggtgggcaaggagaagaaaaagtATCCCATGCAGTGGCTGTTGAACCACACCCTGCTTGGCACCGAGACTGCGGGCTACACGTGGGAAAGTATCGAGTCGGAGGATTCCGTCTGGTTCAGGCTACCGGACGGCCTGGATTATCCCATCCAGCTGGAGAATATGAGATATCAGATGCACCTCTACAGGATACACAGGCCAGAGTCATAG